A portion of the Punica granatum isolate Tunisia-2019 chromosome 7, ASM765513v2, whole genome shotgun sequence genome contains these proteins:
- the LOC116212722 gene encoding transcription factor bHLH167-like isoform X1: MIDRHVESLESLIVIQWYICQRAFTNIFKQRSRAFCVVSQQSRAIQFYLYIYIYQGSMWFLQITQDATQTSYIQPISITQNNSSRKNVHFYDMLSQQDQLDFAAAYIKQLRDRIDGLKRRKELAMISNGLNCSGNGGSPNPMANVGVKLPVIELREWESGLEVSLISGVDKNFMLYEVISILHEEGAEVVSASFSTIGDKIFHTLHAQVRISRVGIETSRIWERLQELTC; encoded by the exons ATGATTGATCGGCACGTGGAATCACTTGAATCTCTCATTGTTATTCAGTGGTATATTTGTCAAAGAGCATTCACAAACATCTTCAAGCAACGAAGTCGAGCTTTTTGTGTAGTCTCGCAACAATCACGTGCTATAcagttttatttatatatttatatatatcaaggCAGCATGTGGTTCCTGCAGATCACTCAGGATGCAACACAAACATCATATATACAACCCATTTCTATCACTCAGAACAACTCGTCGAGGAAAAACGTGcatttttat GACATGCTATCGCAGCAAGATCAGCTCGATTTTGCAGCAGCCTATATCAAGCAACTGAGAGACAGAATAGATGGGTtgaagaggaggaaggagCTGGCAATGATATCCAATGGTCTGAATTGCAGTGGCAATGGAGGCAGTCCAAACCCAATGGCGAACGTGGGTGTAAAGCTTCCCGTGATCGAACTACGGGAGTGGGAGTCGGGTCTAGAGGTGAGCCTGATAAGCGGGGTCGACAAGAACTTCATGTTGTATGAAGTGATAAGTATCCTTCACGAGGAAGGAGCCGAGGTTGTCAGCGCTAGCTTCTCCACCATTGGTGATAAGATCTTCCACACTCTTCATGCTCAG GTGAGGATTTCAAGGGTTGGAATAGAGACCTCAAGGATATGGGAGAGACTGCAAGAATTGACATGCTAG
- the LOC116215734 gene encoding U-box domain-containing protein 19-like, which translates to MIQKHEQRGRSDRRRILSFPAVHPCEGISPATLLESLISLARQICGYQSKFFATQRRNSREMIRLVGILLEFFQDVQENRLVLSGSTVLCFSELHLTFQKIGFLLEDCSREGARLWILMKSQFVAGQSRVLVRAIATALDILPLDVIGVGNEVKELVDLVAKQARKTSCELDQGDEWAMREIRLSLDYFEKEIEPNQGLTRWVLDYLDIKSWSDCHKEIKFMEEEIGYDCFECDETEFSLLSSLVGFMSYCRGVIFEASDCQSHPDQTDVRLNTETLSCLNPEDFRCPISLELMTDPVTVSTGQTYDRSSIQKWLKAGNLICPKTGEKLTSTDLVPNTTLRKLIQQFCSDNGISLAKSGRQSRDITKTIVPGSPAASGAMKSLSGFLARRLVFGADEQKHRAAYEVRLLSKSNIFNRSCLIEAGVVSPLLNLLSSTDPVAQDNAISGLLKLSKHASGRKLIVECGGLRSVVSVLKRGLTLESKQAAAATIFYISLVKGCQKRIGEIPEAIPSLVELIREGKPCGKKNAVVAIYGVLLYPGNHRRVLEGGTVLVLVNTILSSSSSSTDKVELLIDSLAVLASLAESVDGTVAILKTPALPLLTGLLRSLPSRAGKEYTVSILHSLCINGGKDVIAALARDASLTGFLYSLLNEGTSGTSNTSKKASSLIRILLNFSERNYTGMANSSAGSWGRIGNDR; encoded by the coding sequence ATGATTCAAAAACACGAACAACGAGGACGCTCTGACCGCCGCCGGATTCTCTCTTTTCCAGCAGTTCACCCGTGCGAGGGGATATCTCCGGCGACCCTTCTCGAGTCCCTGATCTCTCTCGCTCGTCAGATATGCGGTTACCAGTCGAAGTTCTTTGCGACCCAGCGGAGGAACTCCAGGGAAATGATCCGCCTCGTCGGGATTCTGCTGGAGTTCTTCCAGGAcgtgcaggagaaccggttggtTCTCTCGGGGTCGACGGTACTTTGCTTCTCAGAGCTCCACCTTACGTTCCAGAAGATCGGTTTCCTGCTGGAGGACTGTTCCCGGGAAGGCGCCCGGCTCTGGATCTTGATGAAGTCTCAATTCGTTGCAGGTCAATCCCGCGTGCTGGTTCGCGCGATTGCCACGGCCCTCGATATCTTGCCTTTGGATGTGATCGGGGTGGGGAATGAAGTTAAGGAGTTGGTTGATTTAGTGGCGAAGCAGGCGAGGAAGACCAGTTGCGAGCTTGATCAAGGCGATGAATGGGCAATGAGAGAAATTCGTCTAAGTTTGGATTACTTCGAGAAGGAAATTGAACCGAACCAAGGGCTCACTAGGTGGGTTCTCGACTATCTCGACATAAAATCCTGGAGTGATTGTCACAAGGAAATTAAATTCATGGAAGAAGAGATCGGTTATGACTGCTTCGAGTGTGACGAGACGGAATTCTCACTCCTCAGTAGCTTAGTCGGCTTCATGAGCTACTGCAGAGGAGTGATCTTTGAAGCTTCGGATTGTCAGAGTCATCCAGATCAGACAGACGTCAGGCTGAACACAGAAACACTCAGCTGCTTAAATCCCGAGGATTTTCGATGCCCAATTTCTCTAGAGCTAATGACAGACCCCGTGACAGTCTCCACAGGGCAGACTTATGATCGGTCCTCGATCCAAAAATGGCTCAAGGCGGGGAACTTGATCTGCCCAAAGACTGGGGAGAAGCTGACGAGCACCGACTTAGTGCCGAACACAACACTTAGGAAGCTCATCCAGCAATTCTGCAGTGATAATGGGATATCTCTGGCTAAATCAGGTAGGCAGAGTCGGGATATCACGAAAACCATTGTCCCTGGAAGCCCAGCAGCCTCGGGAGCCATGAAATCTCTCTCAGGATTCCTGGCTAGGCGGCTTGTTTTTGGGGCAGACGAGCAGAAGCACAGGGCTGCATACGAGGTTCGGTTACTCTCGAAATCAAACATCTTCAACAGGTCTTGTTTAATCGAGGCAGGCGTGGTTTCTCCTCTGCTAAACCTCTTATCTTCGACTGATCCCGTGGCCCAAGATAATGCAATTTCTGGCTTGTTGAAACTCTCGAAACACGCCAGCGGGAGAAAGCTGATTGTGGAATGTGGAGGTCTGAGGTCGGTTGTCTCAGTCCTTAAGAGAGGCCTAACTCTTGAATCGAAacaagcagcagcagcaacaatATTCTATATTTCCCTTGTTAAGGGATGCCAGAAACGAATCGGAGAAATACCTGAAGCAATCCCCTCCCTCGTAGAGCTTATTCGGGAGGGGAAGCCTTGCGGGAAAAAGAATGCCGTTGTCGCAATTTATGGAGTGCTTCTTTACCCCGGAAATCACCGACGAGTCCTAGAGGGTGGGACGGTTCTGGTGCTAGTGAACACGatcctctcttcttcttcttcttcgactGACAAAGTCGAGCTACTAATAGATTCTTTGGCGGTTCTCGCTTCCCTTGCCGAGAGTGTCGATGGAACAGTCGCGATTCTTAAAACTCCGGCACTGCCCTTACTAACCGGTTTGTTGAGATCCTTGCCGTCAAGAGCCGGGAAAGAGTACACTGTTTCGATCCTGCACTCTCTGTGCATCAATGGCGGAAAAGACGTGATTGCTGCCTTGGCTAGGGATGCTTCTCTTACAGGTTTCCTCTATTCCCTTCTCAATGAAGGGACTAGTGGGACCTCGAATACGAGCAAGAAGGCAAGTTCACTCATCAGGATTCTTCTCAACTTCAGTGAGAGGAACTATACGGGGATGGCGAATTCTTCTGCAGGCTCCTGGGGACGAATCGGAAATGACCGATAG
- the LOC116214787 gene encoding bidirectional sugar transporter SWEET5, which yields MVSTETVRTIVGIIGNVISFGLFLSPVPTMVKIYKNKSVQAFKPDPYVMTVLNCMMWVFYGMPFVHPDSTLVWTINGAGLIMELIYVSVFLIYSNWPIRRKILVVLLIEVIFMAAVVLVTMLALHTTKKRTLVVGILAIIFNIGMYASPLTVMKRVIKTRSVKYMPFYLSLANFANGLIWTVYALLKFDINLLLPNGLGALSGLVQLILYAIYYKSTKWDDEPEKPTANVQLSRTNNNNA from the exons ATGGTCAGCACTGAAACAGTCCGTACCATTGTCGGCATAATCG GGAATGTTATATCCTTTGGCCTGTTCTTGTCGCCGGT GCCAACAATGGTGAAGATATATAAGAACAAGTCGGTGCAGGCATTCAAGCCTGATCCGTATGTCATGACAGTACTCAACTGCATGATGTGGGTGTTCTACGGGATGCCCTTTGTCCACCCAGACAGCACGCTCGTCTGGACCATTAATGGAGCTGGTCTCATCATGGAGCTCATCTACGTCTCCGTGTTCCTAATCTACTCCAACTGGCCGATCCGC AGAAAGATCCTCGTTGTACTTTTAATTGAAGTGATCTTCATGGCTGCGGTGGTTCTGGTGACAATGTTAGCCCTACACACAACCAAGAAGCGAACCCTCGTAGTTGGAATCCTCGCCATCATCTTCAACATTGGCATGTATGCCTCGCCGCTAACAGTCATG AAACGCGTCATCAAGACGAGGAGCGTCAAGTACATGCCGTTCTACCTCTCGCTCGCCAACTTTGCAAACGGCCTCATTTGGACAgtctatgctcttctgaagttCGATATCAATCTCCTG CTGCCGAATGGCTTAGGAGCTCTATCAGGATTGGTGCAGCTTATTCTTTATGCAATTTACTACAAGAGCACCAAGTGGGACGACGAACCGGAGAAGCCGACGGCTAACGTTCAACTCTCCCGaaccaataataataatgcatAG
- the LOC116212722 gene encoding transcription factor bHLH162-like isoform X2 translates to MKKCNTDSPKPDRKTVERNRRIHMKGLCFKLASLIPPQHYKTSKDMLSQQDQLDFAAAYIKQLRDRIDGLKRRKELAMISNGLNCSGNGGSPNPMANVGVKLPVIELREWESGLEVSLISGVDKNFMLYEVISILHEEGAEVVSASFSTIGDKIFHTLHAQVRISRVGIETSRIWERLQELTC, encoded by the exons ATGAAGAAGTGTAACACTGACTCGCCAAAGCCCGACCGGAAGACCGTCGAGAGGAACCGGAGGATTCACATGAAAGGCCTCTGTTTCAAGCTCGCCTCCCTCATCCCTCCCCAGCATTACAAAACCTCCAAG GACATGCTATCGCAGCAAGATCAGCTCGATTTTGCAGCAGCCTATATCAAGCAACTGAGAGACAGAATAGATGGGTtgaagaggaggaaggagCTGGCAATGATATCCAATGGTCTGAATTGCAGTGGCAATGGAGGCAGTCCAAACCCAATGGCGAACGTGGGTGTAAAGCTTCCCGTGATCGAACTACGGGAGTGGGAGTCGGGTCTAGAGGTGAGCCTGATAAGCGGGGTCGACAAGAACTTCATGTTGTATGAAGTGATAAGTATCCTTCACGAGGAAGGAGCCGAGGTTGTCAGCGCTAGCTTCTCCACCATTGGTGATAAGATCTTCCACACTCTTCATGCTCAG GTGAGGATTTCAAGGGTTGGAATAGAGACCTCAAGGATATGGGAGAGACTGCAAGAATTGACATGCTAG
- the LOC116214786 gene encoding serine/threonine-protein kinase STY13-like, translating into MKEAGDGGGGGGGTGFVRADQIDLKAIDEQLERFSRVTTLEKSRSIPASGAAAVDVAPKGFGLIPPRRERKEWEIDASKLTIKSVIARGTFGTVHRGIYDGQDVAVKLLDWGEEGHRTEAELASLRSAFAQEVAVWHKLNHPNVTKFIGATMGSSGLLIQTDSGPIDMPKNVCCVVVEYLPGGTLKSYLIKNRRRKLAFKVVHQLALDLARGLSYLHSQKIVHRDVKTENMLLDKTRTVKIADFGVARVEASNPNDMTGETGTLGYMAPEVLNGNPYNRKCDVYSFGICLWEIYCCDMPYPDLSFSEMTSAVVRQNLRPEMPRCCPNSLANVMKRCWDANPDKRPEMDEVVSMIEAIDTSKGGGMIPVDQSQGCLCFRKRRGP; encoded by the exons ATGAAGGAAGCAGGGGatggcggcggcggcggcggcggaacGGGCTTCGTCCGGGCCGACCAGATCGACCTCAAGGCCATCGACGAGCAGCTTGAGCGGTTCAGCCGGGTCACCACCCTCGAGAAGAGCCGGAGCATCCCAGCATCCGGTGCCGCCGCCGTCGACGTGGCCCCGAAGGGGTTTGGGCTAATCCCTCcgaggagggagaggaaggaGTGGGAGATCGACGCGTCCAAGCTCACCATCAAGAGCGTCATTGCACGCGGCACCTTCGGGACCGTCCACCGCGGCATCTACGACGGTCAGGATGTTGCCG TTAAACTGCTTGACTGGGGTGAAGAGGGGCACAGGACTGAAGCTGAACTTGCTTCATTAAGGTCTGCATTCGCTCAAGAAGTCGCCGTGTGGCACAAGCTCAATCACCCTAATGTTACCAAG TTTATCGGGGCAACAATGGGATCTTCGGGTCTGCTAATACAAACCGATAGTGGCCCGATTGATATGCCAAAGAATGTCTGTTGTGTTGTAGTGGAATATCTCCCTGGGGGTACTTTGAAATCTTACCTCATAAAGAACAGGAGGAGGAAACTTGCTTTCAAGGTCGTTCATCAGCTGGCTCTAGATCTCGCTCGAGG TTTGAGTTACCTGCACTCTCAGAAGATCGTCCATAGAGATGTGAAAACCGAGAACATGCTATTGGACAAGACGCGAACTGTGAAGATTGCCGATTTCGGGGTTGCTCGTGTTGAAGCCTCAAATCCTAATGACATGACCGGCGAGACTGGGACACTCGGTTATATGGCTCCCGAG GTACTTAATGGGAATCCTTACAACAGAAAATGCGACGTTTATAGTTTCGGCATTTGTTTGTGGGAGATTTATTGTTGCGACATGCCGTATCCCGATCTCAGTTTCTCGGAGATGACTTCAGCTGTGGTGCGGCAA AACCTAAGACCGGAGATGCCGAGGTGCTGCCCGAACTCCCTTGCAAACGTGATGAAGCGGTGTTGGGATGCAAACCCTGACAAGCGTCCTGAGATGGATGAGGTTGTCTCCATGATCGAGGCTATTGACACATCAAAGGGTGGCGGTATGATCCCTGTCGATCAGTCTCAGGGCTGTCTTTGCTTCCGCAAGCGCCGAGGGCCTTGA
- the LOC116212634 gene encoding putative RING-H2 finger protein ATL50 — MAEEIVLSVVLLILGIAVFVVIHICIVRRLFRPDYHSGVLDSDSSSGRRLGSPTPKMSSQDLSRLPCFDHMDMGEGGRGGINGNNADCAVCLESFKGSEKCRLLPDCGHYFHAQCIDSWLLKTPICPICRASIHSPGVTNSSAEEGDVRSDVIVES; from the coding sequence ATGGCGGAGGAGATTGTCCTCTCTGTGGTGCTATTAATCTTGGGCATAGCAGTTTTCGTTGTGATTCATATTTGCATAGTTAGGAGGCTCTTCCGGCCAGACTACCACAGTGGGGTGTTGGATTCGGATTCAAGTTCAGGACGAAGGCTCGGCAGTCCAACTCCGAAGATGTCTTCCCAGGACTTGAGCAGGCTGCCCTGTTTTGATCACATGGACATGGGTGAAGGAGGGAGAGGTGGAATTAACGGCAATAATGCAGACTGCGCCGTTTGTCTTGAGAGCTTCAAGGGCAGCGAGAAATGCAGGCTGCTGCCTGATTGTGGGCACTATTTCCATGCTCAGTGTATAGACTCCTGGTTGTTGAAGACACCCATTTGCCCAATCTGCAGGGCAAGCATACATTCTCCGGGAGTTACCAACAGCTCGGCGGAGGAAGGTGATGTTCGTTCTGATGTCATAGTTGAATCATGA
- the LOC116212635 gene encoding protein DELETION OF SUV3 SUPPRESSOR 1(I)-like codes for MATEPKPATEEAKMDLFEDDDEFEEFEINEVWEDKEEGQEVAQQWEDDWDDDDVNDDFSLQLRKELESNAEKN; via the exons ATGGCAACTGAACCCAAGCCTGCAACTGAGGAGGCGAAGATGGATCTGTTCGAGGACGACGACGAGTTCGAAGAGTTTGAGATCAATGAAG TATGGGAGGATAAGGAAGAAGGACAAGAGGTAGCGCAGCAGTGGGAAGATGACtgggatgatgatgatgttaaCGATGATTTCTCCCTACAGCTGAGGAAGGAGCTCGAGAGTAATGCCGAGAAGAACTGA